A portion of the Pseudomonas protegens CHA0 genome contains these proteins:
- a CDS encoding 2OG-Fe(II) oxygenase family protein, with translation MLNLPMLTRAPLHTQPFRWGRITELYSPADAAALVATYPRDSFKTVSGYGGEKDYEYHARQLVEMGTGRIIHEQRLSPAWRRLASDLTAPDYRLALSTLTDMDLRNAPMEVNVFHYGPQACLGPHPDLGDKLVTHILYFNDSWDIEDGGCLNILGSADPTDVVAVIPPLVGTSAVLVRAENSWHAVTQVAANCRTSRRSMTVTFYRPGSLSSMWPSGDQSPLHNYEPAHD, from the coding sequence ATGCTGAATCTGCCAATGCTGACCAGAGCCCCCTTGCACACTCAGCCCTTTCGCTGGGGGCGGATCACCGAACTGTATTCGCCCGCGGACGCCGCAGCCCTGGTAGCGACCTATCCCCGTGACTCCTTCAAGACGGTGTCCGGCTATGGCGGAGAAAAGGACTACGAGTACCATGCGCGGCAACTGGTGGAAATGGGCACCGGGCGCATTATCCACGAGCAGCGCCTGAGCCCGGCCTGGCGCAGGCTGGCCAGCGACCTGACCGCACCGGACTATCGCCTGGCGCTGTCGACACTCACCGACATGGACCTCAGAAACGCTCCCATGGAGGTCAATGTCTTCCACTACGGGCCGCAGGCCTGCCTCGGCCCGCACCCGGACCTGGGCGACAAGCTGGTGACCCATATCCTGTATTTCAACGATTCCTGGGACATCGAGGACGGTGGCTGCCTGAATATCCTGGGCTCTGCCGACCCCACGGATGTGGTCGCGGTGATCCCGCCCCTGGTGGGCACGTCGGCAGTACTGGTACGCGCCGAGAACTCCTGGCATGCGGTGACGCAAGTGGCAGCGAATTGCCGGACTTCACGGCGCAGCATGACCGTGACCTTCTACCGGCCCGGCTCCCTCAGCTCAATGTGGCCCAGTGGCGACCAGAGCCCACTGCACAACTATGAGCCCGCTCATGACTAA
- a CDS encoding FMN-dependent NADH-azoreductase, which produces MTRLLHIQCSPRLRRSASLEIAHSFIQSYRQQRPDTGVTTLDLWSLDLPELDQTAMDAKYAQLAGQPLGNAEQRAWARLQALAEPLHQADLLVLSIPLWNFSIPYKLKHFIDLVSHQGILFSFDPENGLQGLLRNKTAVAAYARGLDFSSCSSTPAPAFDFQKPYIEAWLNFIGIANQHSLIVEKTILGPDIDQASRQAAAEQAQALAQQLAARQY; this is translated from the coding sequence ATGACCCGGCTCCTGCACATTCAATGCTCGCCCCGCCTGCGCCGCTCCGCCTCCCTGGAAATCGCCCACAGCTTCATCCAGAGCTACCGACAGCAACGGCCGGACACCGGGGTCACCACCCTGGACCTGTGGAGCCTCGATTTGCCGGAACTCGATCAGACGGCCATGGACGCCAAATATGCACAACTGGCCGGCCAGCCCCTGGGCAATGCCGAACAGCGGGCCTGGGCCCGGCTCCAGGCGCTGGCAGAGCCGCTGCACCAGGCCGACCTGCTGGTGCTTTCCATCCCCCTGTGGAATTTCAGCATTCCCTACAAGCTCAAGCACTTCATCGACCTGGTTTCCCACCAGGGCATCCTCTTCAGCTTCGACCCCGAGAACGGCCTGCAAGGCCTGCTGCGCAACAAGACGGCGGTGGCGGCCTACGCCCGGGGCCTGGACTTTTCTTCCTGCTCCAGCACACCAGCGCCGGCATTCGATTTCCAGAAGCCCTATATAGAGGCCTGGCTGAATTTCATCGGGATTGCCAACCAGCACTCGCTGATCGTGGAAAAGACCATCCTCGGCCCGGACATCGACCAGGCCTCGCGACAGGCGGCCGCCGAGCAGGCACAGGCCCTGGCGCAGCAACTGGCGGCCCGCCAGTACTGA
- a CDS encoding class I SAM-dependent methyltransferase, with protein MSEEQRKAQTAEHWSQNQAGSDAFSADVYWLAVPAVQQRHQQKATAGSGHAHWVPYCLNTFLADRLPVPRMLSIGCGTGTLERELYKLQAFQDCDAVDIAPAALDTARAEAAALGARTLHYSLTDVERVQLPSAHYDAVWFNGSLHHIRQLEKVCANVRQALKADGWLFFNEYVGANHFAFDQAQCAAISHAFALIPPAMRRSFVQGSYGQVQNNVPLPDPQEVVKVDPSEAVRSQDILKVVEQHFQIQALNTCGGTLLQFLLHGIAGNFKADDPQAMRVLRMLFDIEDGLIESGTLNSDFVIVAATPKQSESVP; from the coding sequence ATGAGCGAGGAGCAGCGCAAGGCGCAGACCGCCGAGCACTGGTCACAGAACCAGGCTGGCTCGGATGCGTTTTCTGCGGATGTCTACTGGCTGGCAGTGCCTGCGGTGCAACAACGCCATCAGCAAAAGGCCACGGCCGGCAGCGGTCATGCTCACTGGGTACCCTATTGCCTGAACACCTTTCTGGCGGACCGGTTACCGGTGCCGCGTATGCTGAGCATCGGCTGCGGCACCGGTACCCTGGAACGCGAGCTCTACAAACTCCAGGCCTTCCAGGACTGCGACGCCGTGGATATCGCCCCGGCGGCGCTGGACACCGCCCGGGCAGAAGCGGCGGCGCTGGGGGCCCGGACCCTGCACTACAGCCTTACCGACGTCGAGCGGGTGCAACTGCCCAGCGCTCATTACGACGCCGTCTGGTTCAACGGTTCACTGCATCACATTCGCCAATTGGAAAAGGTCTGCGCCAATGTCCGCCAGGCCTTGAAGGCAGACGGCTGGCTGTTCTTCAACGAGTATGTCGGCGCCAATCACTTTGCCTTTGACCAGGCCCAGTGCGCAGCCATCAGCCATGCCTTCGCCCTGATTCCCCCGGCCATGCGCCGCTCTTTTGTCCAGGGTTCCTACGGTCAGGTGCAGAACAACGTACCGCTCCCTGATCCACAAGAGGTGGTGAAGGTTGATCCGTCCGAGGCGGTGCGCTCCCAGGACATCCTCAAGGTGGTGGAACAGCACTTCCAGATCCAGGCCCTCAACACCTGCGGCGGCACCCTGCTGCAATTTCTGCTGCATGGCATCGCCGGCAATTTCAAGGCCGATGATCCCCAAGCGATGCGGGTGCTGCGGATGCTGTTCGACATCGAAGACGGGCTGATCGAGTCGGGCACCCTGAACAGCGATTTCGTGATCGTTGCCGCGACCCCGAAACAGTCGGAGTCCGTGCCTTGA
- a CDS encoding glycosyltransferase: MTKSHSQEQESTRLRLEHAQAILQRDAALAHIEHMRRSRSWRLTRPLRMLMQLLRHGVINDESEYPTHLPSLVQPLPASTPLEPDIVEDSAPGSAAQHFDLLCFANIDWSARFQRPQQLMTQFAIQGYRVFYIILSPLPAAERPYAVHPVAPGVFEVTLRGLARQDYYATCITEGNLRANAEALQALVSDYRIKTAVSVVHLPYWTRLALHLRKAYGWPVQYDCMDEWQDFPNIGQPLLDQEQVLVKQADLVTVTASVLYDKWASTSRRCQLVRNGVDFDFFARCCTPNTLLEELQGPIIGFYGALAEWVDFELVAAIARQRPEWNLVLIGDVFVRDLAGLDRLPNVHLLGRKPYSQMPQYLYHFDVCIIPFRLYNVTHAVDPVKFYEFISAGKPVVAVPLLEMQIYEPYLYFADGPSAFVTQIERALGETDLQRWDQRLALARENDWRQRFEDTRDALVELFPKVSVIIVTYNNVQLTRGCIDSLLRNCAYPNLQLIIVDNASQDSTRNYLRYLARSEPNVSIVLNEQNLGFAAANNQGLRLAQGHYLVLLNNDTVVPKGWLAPLLRHLDDPEVGLVGPTTNAVGNEARVSIDYQDLDDMEDFADRRASQYRGRCFDIPMLAMFCVAMRREVLDQVGWLDEAFGIGMFEDDDYSRRVQAAGLRTVCAEDSYIHHYGQASFKALITSGEYQRLWDKNQAYFESKWGPWQPHRQARRRANADATKMKLTD; encoded by the coding sequence ATGACTAAGTCCCACTCGCAGGAGCAGGAGTCGACCCGGCTGCGGCTCGAGCACGCACAGGCCATCCTTCAGCGCGATGCCGCCCTGGCGCATATCGAACATATGCGGCGCTCGCGTTCCTGGCGCCTGACCCGCCCCCTGCGCATGCTGATGCAGCTGCTGCGGCACGGGGTGATCAACGACGAGAGCGAGTACCCGACTCACCTGCCCTCTCTCGTCCAGCCTCTGCCAGCTTCCACCCCCTTGGAGCCCGATATCGTGGAGGACTCAGCACCCGGCTCTGCTGCTCAGCATTTTGACCTGCTGTGCTTTGCCAATATCGACTGGTCCGCCAGGTTCCAGCGACCACAGCAACTGATGACGCAGTTCGCTATCCAGGGTTATCGGGTGTTCTACATTATCCTTTCGCCGCTACCCGCGGCAGAGCGGCCCTATGCGGTGCACCCAGTCGCTCCCGGGGTCTTCGAAGTCACCCTGCGCGGGCTTGCACGGCAGGACTACTACGCCACCTGCATCACCGAAGGCAACCTGCGCGCCAATGCCGAGGCGTTGCAGGCCCTGGTGAGCGACTACCGGATCAAGACGGCGGTGTCGGTGGTTCACCTGCCCTATTGGACGCGCCTGGCCCTGCACCTGCGCAAGGCATACGGCTGGCCCGTGCAATACGACTGCATGGACGAATGGCAGGACTTCCCGAACATCGGTCAGCCCTTGCTGGACCAGGAACAGGTACTGGTGAAGCAGGCTGATCTGGTAACCGTCACCGCCTCCGTGCTGTACGACAAATGGGCCAGTACCAGCCGTCGCTGCCAGTTGGTTAGAAACGGGGTGGACTTCGACTTCTTTGCCCGATGCTGTACACCCAATACTCTGCTGGAGGAGCTTCAAGGCCCGATCATCGGCTTCTATGGTGCCCTGGCCGAATGGGTCGATTTTGAGCTGGTGGCGGCCATCGCCCGGCAACGACCAGAGTGGAATCTGGTGCTCATTGGCGATGTGTTCGTCCGTGACCTGGCCGGCCTCGACCGCTTGCCCAATGTGCACCTGCTGGGCCGCAAGCCTTACTCGCAGATGCCGCAATACCTGTACCACTTCGATGTCTGCATCATTCCTTTTCGCCTCTACAACGTGACCCACGCGGTGGATCCGGTGAAGTTCTACGAGTTCATCAGCGCCGGCAAACCCGTGGTCGCAGTGCCGCTGCTGGAGATGCAGATCTACGAGCCTTACCTGTATTTCGCCGACGGGCCGTCTGCCTTTGTCACGCAGATCGAAAGAGCCCTCGGGGAAACCGATCTGCAGCGCTGGGACCAACGGCTGGCACTGGCCAGGGAAAACGATTGGCGGCAACGCTTCGAAGACACGCGCGATGCGCTGGTCGAACTGTTTCCGAAGGTCTCGGTAATCATCGTCACCTACAACAATGTGCAGCTGACCCGCGGCTGCATCGACAGCCTGCTGCGCAATTGCGCCTACCCGAACCTGCAACTGATCATCGTCGACAACGCCTCGCAGGACTCCACCCGCAACTACCTGCGCTACCTGGCCCGCAGCGAACCCAATGTGAGCATCGTGCTCAACGAACAGAACCTGGGTTTCGCCGCCGCCAACAACCAGGGCCTGCGCCTTGCGCAGGGCCACTACCTGGTCCTGCTCAACAACGACACCGTGGTGCCCAAGGGCTGGCTCGCGCCCCTGCTGCGCCACCTCGACGACCCGGAGGTGGGGTTGGTGGGGCCGACCACCAATGCGGTGGGCAACGAGGCCCGGGTCAGCATCGACTACCAGGACCTCGACGACATGGAGGACTTCGCCGACCGGCGCGCCAGCCAGTACCGCGGGCGCTGCTTCGACATCCCGATGCTGGCCATGTTTTGCGTAGCGATGCGCCGCGAAGTGCTGGATCAGGTGGGCTGGCTGGATGAAGCCTTTGGCATCGGCATGTTCGAAGACGACGACTACAGCCGGCGAGTCCAGGCCGCCGGCTTGCGCACCGTATGCGCCGAGGACAGCTACATCCACCACTACGGCCAGGCCTCGTTCAAGGCCCTTATCACCAGCGGCGAATACCAGCGGTTATGGGACAAGAACCAGGCCTACTTCGAAAGCAAGTGGGGGCCCTGGCAACCCCATCGCCAAGCACGCCGTAGAGCGAACGCCGACGCCACGAAAATGAAGCTCACCGACTGA
- a CDS encoding polysaccharide pyruvyl transferase family protein, protein MSDKQWQVAIFGTFDVANYGDLLFPLIAEAALQARLGKVRLHAFSYHSRSTPQWPYPVTSVSELPQLIDSLDAVLIGGGFIIRFDKVIAADYYPPDPQIHHPTGYWLSPALMALQHNVPLIWNAPGMHCNPIPSWAAPLVRLTLEQSPHVRVRDALSANTLSALSEQAQVEVLPDTAFGLPSLIDRQQPSAAYRQLCAQAGLTGPYLVVHAIAGLESFLQLWKTHNALFSQWQLLLLPIGPVLGDHESILGADLPRAVRLPAWPEPLLLAEILAQAQGVIGHSYHLAITALAFGVPAFCSANLNQGKYTALRAYRGIRPLPAEQPIDPQWFLQHLSETGPCPEVIAAQEQVQRHWDRVAELIAQGPRSTSQALNRFWQALPGLLEAPLPDCREAILSKQAELDALKIQVQQLTLLRRHQTELTSRVDAELGRIHRSNSYRLTAPLRSLRRRLQHLLGR, encoded by the coding sequence ATGAGCGACAAGCAATGGCAAGTCGCGATCTTCGGTACCTTCGATGTAGCCAACTACGGCGACCTGCTGTTCCCCCTCATTGCCGAAGCAGCATTGCAGGCGCGCCTGGGCAAGGTGCGCCTGCACGCGTTCTCCTATCACTCGCGCAGCACGCCGCAATGGCCCTACCCCGTCACCTCGGTCAGTGAACTACCCCAGCTCATCGATAGCCTGGACGCAGTGCTGATCGGCGGCGGCTTCATCATTCGCTTCGACAAGGTCATCGCTGCCGACTACTACCCGCCCGACCCGCAGATCCATCACCCCACCGGGTACTGGCTGTCGCCTGCGCTGATGGCCCTGCAACACAATGTGCCGCTGATCTGGAACGCCCCCGGCATGCACTGCAACCCGATTCCATCCTGGGCGGCCCCGCTGGTCAGGCTGACCCTGGAGCAAAGCCCCCACGTCCGGGTGCGCGATGCCCTGTCTGCAAACACCCTGTCCGCGCTGAGCGAGCAGGCCCAGGTCGAGGTACTGCCGGATACCGCCTTTGGCCTGCCCAGCCTGATCGACCGGCAGCAACCCTCGGCGGCCTATCGCCAACTCTGTGCCCAGGCCGGCCTGACCGGGCCCTATCTGGTGGTGCATGCGATTGCCGGCCTGGAGAGCTTTCTCCAGCTATGGAAAACCCACAACGCGCTGTTCAGCCAGTGGCAGCTGCTGCTGTTGCCCATCGGCCCGGTGCTCGGGGACCATGAGTCGATTCTCGGGGCCGACCTGCCACGGGCCGTGCGCCTGCCGGCCTGGCCAGAGCCACTGCTACTGGCGGAGATCCTGGCCCAGGCCCAGGGCGTCATCGGCCACAGCTATCACCTGGCGATCACCGCCCTGGCCTTCGGCGTACCGGCCTTCTGTTCGGCCAACCTGAACCAGGGCAAGTACACCGCCTTGCGCGCATACCGCGGGATCCGCCCCCTGCCCGCCGAACAGCCCATCGATCCCCAATGGTTCCTGCAACACCTGAGCGAAACGGGGCCCTGCCCCGAGGTGATCGCCGCGCAAGAACAAGTGCAGCGCCATTGGGACCGGGTAGCCGAACTGATCGCCCAGGGCCCGCGCTCCACCAGCCAGGCGCTGAACCGCTTCTGGCAGGCCCTGCCCGGCCTGCTGGAGGCCCCCCTCCCGGACTGTCGCGAGGCAATCCTGAGCAAACAGGCCGAACTGGATGCGCTGAAAATCCAGGTACAGCAGTTGACGCTACTACGCCGCCACCAAACGGAACTCACCAGTCGGGTCGATGCCGAGCTGGGTCGAATCCATCGCTCCAACTCCTATCGCCTCACCGCGCCGTTACGCTCCCTGCGGCGGCGCCTGCAACATTTATTGGGAAGATGA
- a CDS encoding ABC transporter ATP-binding protein: MCSELAIKAQGLGKCYPIYDQPRDRLLQLLLPRGKQRYREFWALKDVALEVRKGETLGIIGRNGSGKSTLLQLICRTSTASTGSVTSHGRIAALLELGSGFNPEFSGRENVYLNGAVLGLKRAEIEARFDEITAFANIGEFIDQPTRTYSSGMLVRLAFAVSVCVEPDILIVDEALAVGDASFQFKCLERLERLTRQGTTLLFVSHDMSMVKRFCNRALYLRDGEIRASGAPEAMAELYLLDMRDEQRRWASAGAVQVSAKTPLNPKHGMAFGTPEGRITSAVFSNTGALYSSFAHGDMIEIAIDAQVSDAIARPNISLTIQEARLLVVSGVNVALQCGESRQGWRSASVCLRFAANLAAGRYHITLKLMNGETEETSHLIEKQVALLAFDTLPGNKHFLGIVDLHIEPVTRPSQQLLAVEERS, translated from the coding sequence ATGTGCTCTGAACTGGCGATCAAGGCCCAGGGCCTGGGCAAGTGCTACCCGATCTACGACCAGCCCCGCGACCGCCTGCTGCAACTGCTGCTGCCCCGCGGCAAGCAGCGCTATCGCGAATTCTGGGCCTTGAAGGACGTTGCGCTGGAAGTGCGCAAGGGCGAAACCCTGGGCATCATCGGCCGCAACGGCAGCGGCAAGTCGACCCTGCTGCAACTGATCTGCCGCACCAGCACCGCCTCCACGGGCAGCGTGACCAGCCATGGGCGGATCGCCGCCCTGCTGGAGCTGGGCTCGGGGTTCAATCCCGAGTTCAGCGGCCGCGAGAACGTCTACCTCAACGGTGCGGTATTGGGCCTCAAACGCGCGGAGATCGAGGCGCGTTTCGACGAAATCACCGCCTTCGCCAACATCGGCGAATTCATCGACCAGCCCACCAGGACCTATTCCAGCGGCATGCTGGTGCGCCTGGCCTTTGCCGTTTCGGTGTGCGTGGAGCCGGATATCCTGATCGTCGACGAAGCCCTGGCCGTCGGCGATGCTTCCTTCCAGTTCAAGTGCCTGGAACGCCTGGAGCGCCTGACCCGACAAGGCACGACCCTGCTGTTCGTGTCCCATGACATGAGCATGGTCAAGCGCTTCTGCAACCGTGCCCTCTACCTGCGCGACGGCGAAATCCGCGCCAGCGGTGCACCGGAGGCGATGGCCGAGCTGTACCTGCTGGACATGCGTGACGAACAGCGCCGCTGGGCCAGCGCGGGCGCCGTCCAGGTCAGCGCCAAGACACCGCTCAACCCGAAGCACGGCATGGCCTTCGGCACCCCTGAAGGGCGGATCACCTCAGCCGTGTTCAGCAATACCGGGGCGCTGTACTCAAGCTTTGCCCACGGCGACATGATCGAAATCGCCATCGATGCCCAGGTCAGCGACGCCATTGCCCGCCCCAATATCAGCCTGACCATCCAGGAAGCCCGGCTGCTGGTGGTCAGCGGGGTCAACGTCGCCCTGCAATGCGGCGAGTCCCGGCAAGGCTGGCGCAGCGCCTCGGTGTGCCTGCGATTCGCCGCCAACCTGGCGGCCGGGCGCTACCACATCACGCTCAAGCTGATGAATGGCGAAACGGAAGAAACCTCCCACCTGATTGAAAAGCAGGTGGCCCTCCTGGCGTTCGACACCTTGCCGGGCAACAAGCACTTCCTGGGAATCGTCGACTTGCACATCGAACCTGTCACCCGCCCATCGCAGCAGCTCCTGGCAGTCGAGGAGCGTTCATGA
- a CDS encoding ABC transporter permease, with protein sequence MTGSTTLHRFTFRPWRHRELLRALIEREVIGRYRGSIAGLLWSFLNPLLMLLVYTFVFSVVFKVRWGTDNDSNTQFALLVFTGMMVFNLFSECLTRAPGLILSHVNYVKKVVFPLDMLPCVMLGAVLFHTLVSFAVWLLFHLLAFGLPPPTALLFPLVLLPLVLFTLGLSWVLASLGVYLRDVGQVIGVLMSALLLMSAVFYPLSALPEAYRHWLYLNPLTLVIESSRDVLIWGVVPDLGLWLIELSVALGVAFLGWAWFEKTRPGFADVL encoded by the coding sequence TTGACCGGAAGTACCACGCTGCACCGTTTCACCTTCAGGCCCTGGCGTCATCGCGAGCTGCTGCGGGCACTGATCGAACGCGAAGTGATAGGCCGCTACCGCGGCTCGATCGCCGGCCTGCTCTGGTCCTTTCTCAACCCCTTGCTCATGTTGCTGGTGTACACCTTCGTGTTCAGCGTGGTGTTCAAGGTGCGTTGGGGAACCGACAACGACTCGAACACCCAGTTCGCCCTGCTGGTGTTCACCGGGATGATGGTCTTCAACCTGTTCTCCGAATGCCTCACCCGAGCCCCCGGGCTGATCCTGAGCCACGTCAACTATGTGAAGAAGGTGGTGTTCCCCCTGGACATGCTGCCCTGCGTGATGCTCGGGGCGGTGCTGTTCCACACGCTGGTGAGCTTTGCCGTCTGGCTGCTGTTCCACCTCCTGGCCTTCGGCCTGCCGCCGCCCACCGCTCTGCTGTTTCCCCTGGTGCTGCTGCCCCTGGTGCTGTTCACCCTCGGGCTGTCCTGGGTCCTCGCCTCCCTGGGGGTCTACCTGCGGGATGTTGGCCAGGTCATCGGTGTACTGATGTCGGCCCTGCTGCTGATGTCGGCGGTGTTCTATCCGCTGAGCGCCCTGCCTGAGGCCTACCGGCACTGGCTCTACCTGAACCCCTTGACCCTGGTGATCGAGTCCTCCCGCGACGTGCTGATCTGGGGCGTGGTGCCCGATCTCGGCCTGTGGCTGATAGAGCTGAGCGTCGCGCTAGGCGTGGCCTTCCTGGGATGGGCGTGGTTCGAAAAAACCCGCCCGGGGTTCGCCGATGTGCTCTGA
- a CDS encoding glycosyltransferase, protein MSTALFQRWRRVYHRLPLPYLLKALIRRLYHGVLGPGWRALRRHQRAAKSFVPACSVLPAADPQWPDYVVWGAIDWDFRQQRPQHLARGLSTSGRRVFYVSASLEDDARDGFTLRPLDDRGRLFEVRLFARTAPLLYHAAPQEAVVQQLRRSIGELLSWAHSSQVISLVQHPFWAPVAGALPASRLVYDCMDDHQGFGNNAPDLLQLEHELLREADITLFASAWLERHWSRHCPPASTGQRAVLRNAADFTYFSKPPAQCYQDPQGRPVIGYYGALAQWFDVDLLAAIAEAFRHCTILLIGADTGRVGARLQRHANVRLTGEIPYAQLSAYLQAFDVCILPFRIEALTLATNPVKVYEYLSAGKPVVAVDLPELQEFGQQVSIARDTPSFIEAIAQALQEPACDSTSRQRQEFAAQQTWEHRVEQLKALVEGEQTGPLISVIVVTYNNLAFTRACLASLAADALGRNLEIIVVDNASTDGSVEFLRQWVSDSAHSLILNPGNLGFSAANNQGLARARGEFLVLLNNDTEVTTGWAQTLRRHLQRNPGLGLIGPVTNNIGNEAKIEISYRSLEEMPGRARQYTWRHAGQLVPCATLGFFAVMMPRSTYERVGPLDEAFGLGFFEDDDYCRRVEQAGLSCAFAEDVFIYHHLSASFSQMPGSQRQQLFERNKALYEAKWGRPWTPHTAREPS, encoded by the coding sequence ATGAGCACCGCCCTGTTCCAGCGCTGGCGCCGCGTCTATCACCGCCTGCCGCTGCCTTACCTGCTGAAAGCCTTGATCCGGCGCCTGTATCACGGCGTGCTGGGACCTGGCTGGCGGGCCCTGCGTCGGCATCAGCGGGCCGCCAAGAGTTTCGTACCCGCTTGTAGCGTGCTACCGGCGGCCGACCCGCAATGGCCGGATTACGTGGTCTGGGGTGCCATCGACTGGGATTTCCGCCAGCAGCGTCCCCAGCACCTGGCCCGCGGTTTGAGCACCAGCGGACGCCGGGTTTTCTATGTCTCGGCCAGCCTGGAGGACGACGCTCGCGACGGTTTTACCTTGCGCCCGCTGGATGACCGAGGGCGGCTGTTCGAAGTGCGGCTGTTTGCACGCACAGCCCCGCTCCTCTACCACGCTGCCCCGCAAGAGGCCGTGGTCCAGCAGTTGCGTCGCAGCATCGGCGAGTTATTGAGCTGGGCCCATTCGAGCCAGGTGATCTCCCTGGTCCAGCACCCGTTCTGGGCCCCCGTGGCCGGGGCGCTGCCGGCCAGCCGCCTGGTCTATGACTGCATGGACGACCATCAGGGCTTCGGCAACAACGCCCCGGACCTCCTGCAACTGGAGCATGAGCTGCTGCGCGAGGCCGATATCACGCTGTTTGCCTCGGCGTGGCTGGAACGCCACTGGAGTCGGCACTGCCCACCTGCAAGCACCGGGCAACGCGCCGTATTGCGCAATGCCGCCGACTTCACCTATTTTTCCAAGCCCCCGGCCCAGTGTTATCAGGACCCGCAAGGCCGTCCCGTGATCGGCTACTACGGCGCGCTCGCCCAGTGGTTCGATGTGGATCTGCTGGCCGCCATCGCCGAAGCCTTCAGGCACTGCACGATCCTGCTGATAGGCGCAGATACCGGGCGGGTTGGTGCGCGCCTGCAGCGCCATGCCAACGTCAGGCTGACCGGTGAAATCCCCTACGCACAGCTGTCCGCCTACCTGCAGGCCTTCGATGTCTGCATCCTGCCGTTTCGCATCGAGGCACTGACCCTGGCCACCAACCCGGTCAAGGTCTACGAATACCTGAGTGCCGGCAAGCCGGTGGTGGCGGTGGATCTGCCCGAGCTGCAGGAGTTCGGCCAGCAGGTATCCATTGCCAGGGATACCCCCTCCTTTATCGAAGCCATCGCCCAGGCGTTGCAGGAACCTGCCTGCGACAGCACTTCCCGCCAGCGCCAGGAATTCGCCGCACAACAGACGTGGGAGCACCGGGTAGAACAGTTGAAGGCCCTGGTTGAAGGCGAGCAAACCGGGCCCCTGATCAGCGTGATAGTAGTGACCTACAACAACCTGGCATTCACCCGCGCCTGCCTGGCCAGCCTGGCCGCCGATGCTCTGGGCCGCAATCTGGAAATCATTGTCGTCGACAATGCCTCCACCGACGGCAGCGTCGAATTCCTTCGGCAGTGGGTCAGCGACAGCGCTCACTCGCTCATCCTCAACCCCGGCAACCTGGGTTTCTCCGCGGCCAACAATCAGGGCCTGGCCCGGGCTCGGGGCGAGTTCCTGGTCTTGCTCAACAACGACACCGAGGTCACCACTGGCTGGGCGCAGACCCTGCGCCGCCACCTGCAACGCAACCCGGGGCTCGGCCTGATCGGGCCGGTAACCAACAACATCGGCAACGAAGCGAAGATCGAGATCAGCTACCGCAGCCTCGAGGAGATGCCTGGCCGCGCCCGCCAATACACCTGGCGCCATGCCGGCCAGCTGGTGCCCTGCGCCACCCTCGGTTTCTTCGCGGTCATGATGCCCAGGTCGACCTATGAGCGCGTCGGGCCCCTGGATGAAGCCTTCGGTCTGGGCTTTTTCGAAGACGACGACTATTGCCGCCGGGTCGAGCAAGCAGGGCTGTCCTGCGCCTTTGCCGAAGACGTGTTCATTTATCACCATCTTTCTGCCTCGTTCAGCCAGATGCCCGGCAGCCAGCGCCAACAACTGTTTGAGCGCAACAAGGCCCTGTACGAGGCGAAATGGGGCCGACCCTGGACTCCCCACACCGCCAGGGAGCCATCATGA